AAACAATTATTATTCTATAAAAACTAAAGTTAtcgaaaaaaatagtattttactattttatttcaaTAGAAACTACGCATTAGATTAACTGATAAATTGTATGCAAAATGTGAAAACTTCACCTAAATATTGACAATGGTCtttattacccaatcttttatttcttttaaattcagaaatatttattaaagttaAGTAggttacatatatattattccgTCAAAAAGATTACCAATGTCATGGAGATGAAAGCCAAGTATATCAAATCCACCACAATATCAGCtgattctaaaattaatttgaacttCTTTTTAGTTTAGCTACGCATTTCAAAATGCACCAGAGTTTATGTAAGATATGTCCGACCGCCGAGTGTACCTGCGCAGTTTGGCATGCAAGGAATGCCGAGAAGGGATCAGGCGACACGATGGGGCCGCTGGGCTGCTGCAACCGATCGCCGGAGCCGTCCCAGGAAGGGGACATAATCGGGAGGAAGGGCGAAGGATGAAGAAGGGGAGGCAGAGAAGGTAAGCCCATCGGCCCGGTCCTACCGAGCGAGCTAAGATCCATCATGCCCATGCCCATCCCCATCTGGGCCATTTGGGCCATGTTGGCCATGTTACCAATCATAGACATCTGCAGCGGCAACGGCATCGTCATCGGCATCAGCATGCCGCTCATCCGGTTCATCATCTGCGCCTGAGCTTGTAGCTGCTTCACGTACTCGATCACCTCGTCAAGCATCGATGCTTTATCCGTCTTTTTCattacccaaaaaaataataatgtttgATCGCTGCTCGCTTTCTTTATTCGGTAATATAAATCATAAATTAcaagaaataattaatttctattAATGATTACCTTGCTTGAGTTGGGGACTAGTTTCTGCAAGGTGTTCATCCTCTGGTTGATTCTGTCCCTTCTTTTCTGCAAGCAAATACATGTAGTTATAGCTAAAATACATTATTCTTTTCGTCTAATTTTAACTGACGTACGAcccttaaaattttgaataactcAACAAATCAATTTTATACAAGCGCATTATATACTAAAAGGATAAGATGTGTATAGCTTGTCAGAATCTCGGTAGAGTACAACAAAGAACAGTTAAACCTTGGTAAGCTATTATCCAAGCACAATATATTTAACTAAACCACATTTAAAAAGTTCTGTACCATAATTATTAAGTTCTGTATAGGTCACGGTCGAACCGATCGCAGTGAGTTGCCGTGTTGACTCTTCGCATGAAGGCACAAAACTCACTAGTCAACAAACAAAAGTGAACAAACCGTGTGAGCCCAAATCTTACATGGTACTTAATTTCCAGGAGCGAGACTAGTTTGAAGCTTAAGGAATGCTCTTTTGCTAAGGTTTTTAGTATACACCAAAACTGCAAAGAAAAGTGGCTTCAATTGTTGTTTGAGTATATCGATCGAGACATTATGCATACCTCTTTCTCACCGTAAATCGTTGATATAcacaaatttatataatatcttGACGGTACATAAATCAAACAGAGCTCTTCATATTATGACGATGAACAAACATAGATCATACGAACAATATTTTGCTACGCCAATAGTGATAGTAATCTTAAAATGCTTAAAATGAAAGTTGCTGAACCAGTAACAAGGGACAATAAGCATGTTATGCGGCGGGGCCACAAATATAAACTTTTTCCTCGCAGCCTTGTCACTGGTTCAGCAACCAAATTTCTAACCCACGTTAAACTATGAAAGTTGCTTTCTCAATCAAATCGCgtttaataactaattaaacccgtgatgtaaaagaaaactgggggtgtaaaaaaaaaatcctgtatAGGAACTCGACTTCATTTTGGATCAATTGGAATTTGTTATCTAATCTTAGAAAACTTTCattttagtaataaattttcaatacGCTTGATTTATATCATAAGAATTATTGCCTTCAATTGGAGATGCACGGGCACATCCGAGCATCGCGCCAGAATCATCCAGTTCTTAAAAACTGTAGTAAAGTACTAAAATTCACAGGCTAAGAACCGACGACAAAATAGATACACACCTGAGCGCAAGCGATAATTTTACGAGACAATGAAATAACACTGAAATCACATGGGATTATTATTTGAAAGATCAGTAAGTAAGTTGACAGCAACCCATAAGCACAGGTCGTCGTCTTCAGATGACCTGTACTTATAGATTGCTGTCAACTTTTTAACCGAGAGagcgaaaaaaaatttatttcatgcCAGTAAAATTGTTTCTTACACGTTCAGATTGGTTGTGGACGGCGGCCGCTCTGCTCTTCTTGGCGGAGCTAGAAGACCTCCCGGCCTCCctcttcgccgccttctcctcCTCGTTGCACACGCCATCTTtctatttgtttatatatataataacgtACATAATTAAGctccatttgtttttttttttttttttttttgagaaaaacaaTAACAAGAATTGTAATGGAAAGCATGCATGTATGGTTTTACTTGGGGCGGTCGTCGGCTGTGGCAAACGGAGTCGTAGCAtcctccgccgcggccgaaGCTGGTGTTCTCCGTCCCGGGGGAGCCCAGCGAGGCCGAGGTGTTGTTGTtggtgttggtggtggtggtggtggggctggtggtggtgggggtgaAGCACACCTCGTCGCCCCCCGCGCCCCCGCTGCTC
This genomic window from Ananas comosus cultivar F153 linkage group 3, ASM154086v1, whole genome shotgun sequence contains:
- the LOC109707669 gene encoding transcription factor UNE10 — translated: MSQCVPRWELDVDPPPPPPPLLNSPPTTTPPQQLPPLVPTAGTSERYEVAEITWENGHLSLQGHGLPRVAKPLPKFPTSAASPWNKHHHHGGGGGHGTLEAVVDQATRPQLQEVGPSVDLLAWISGSHPSPSAAAAADLLVPCGEAVAGGRKRGRGSAATASQGSAAPGRGESALAAFDTSSGGAGGDEVCFTPTTTSPTTTTTNTNNNTSASLGSPGTENTSFGRGGGCYDSVCHSRRPPQKDGVCNEEEKAAKREAGRSSSSAKKSRAAAVHNQSERKRRDRINQRMNTLQKLVPNSSKTDKASMLDEVIEYVKQLQAQAQMMNRMSGMLMPMTMPLPLQMSMIGNMANMAQMAQMGMGMGMMDLSSLGRTGPMGLPSLPPLLHPSPFLPIMSPSWDGSGDRLQQPSGPIVSPDPFSAFLACQTAQPMSMDAYNRMAALYQQLYQQNTQSNSKP